TGGCTATTGCAGAAACAATAGCGGCGGTGTTCCCGATAACTTTCACAATTATTTTGTGGCTGAGTTTGACAAAGACTTTGACCTTACCCACACATGGAGCGATAATTGGAAGCTAAAAGAGAACTCTACAGAAAATAATGGAGAGCATGTTGGGGCCATTGTCGGTTTCAAAACCAAGCGTGGGGAAGCCGTTCATGTAAGAGTAGCTTCATCCTTTATTAGCCCAGAACAAGCACAATTGAATTTGGATCGTGAAGTCGGCGATAAAGATTTTAAAGAAACGAGAGCTTTGGCAACAAAAGTATGGGAAGAGGAATTGAGCAGAATTCAGGTCAGTACAGAAAGTATTGATCATCTGCGTACATTCTATTCTTGCTTGTACCGCGTACTTCTTTTCCCAAGAAAATTTTATGAGTTTAATGCAGATAATGAAATAGTACATTACAGCCCATACAATGGTGAGGTGCTTCCTGGCTATATGTTTACCGACAATGGATTTTGGGATACGTTTCGTGCTGTCTTCCCCTTTTTTAATATGATGTATCCAGATCTGAACCGAAACATTATGGAAGGCTTGGTCAATACCTATATAGAATCAGGGTGGTTGCCAGAATGGGCCAGTCCCGGACATCGTGATTGTATGATAGGTTCCAATTCGGCATCCATAATTGCCGATGCCTACTTAAATGGGATAGACGGATTTGACAAAGAAATGCTTCTGGATGCTATGATCAAAAATGCTATTGTGGCAGATGATAGGCCTGTAAACAGTGTGGGCCGTGCTGGTCTGGAGTACTATAACGAGCTGGGTTATGTGCCTTATGATGTGGATGTTCATGAGAATGCAGCTCGAACCCTAGAATATGCATATGCGGATTTTACGATTGCCCAAATGGCAAAATCGATGGGAAAGGATAAACTCGCCGAAGAATATTATGAGAAGTCTTTGAATTATAAAAACCTGTTCGATCCGTCAACAAAACTAATGCGGGGGAAAAACAAGGATGGCTCATTTCAATCGCCCTTTAATCCCTTAAAATGGGGAGATGCCTTTACTGAAGGTAACAGTTTGCACTACACTTGGAGCGTTTTTCATGATGTACAAGGGCTCATCGACCTAATGGGAGGGAGCAAGGAATTTATTGGAATATTGGATGGAGTTTTCAATATGCCCCCAGATTATGACGATTCCTATTACGGGTTCACCATTCATGAAATACGCGAAATGCAGATTATGAACATGGGGAATTATGCCCATGGCAACCAACCCATCCAACATATGATCTATCTCTATAATTATGCAAAACAACCGTGGAAAACACAGAAAAGAGTACGGGAGGTCTTGACCAAATTATATACTCCCAACCCAGATGGTTATTGTGGAGATGAAGATAACGGCCAAACCTCTGCTTGGTATGTTTTTAGTGCATTGGGATTTTATCCAGTTGCCCCAGCAACCAAGCAATATGTAATAGGCAGTCCGCTTTTTGAGGAAGCTAAATTGTACTTGCAAAACGGAAATACATTTACGATCAGGGCCAATAACAACAGAAAGGAAAACCCCTTTATCCAAAATGCCATGTTCAACGAGAAACCATTTGACCAAACATGGATTTCAACCGAAATTGTTCAAAAAGGGGGTGAGCTCCAGTTTGATATGGGTAACGCGCCCAATAAAAATTGGGCAATCAGTAAAGAAGCCGCTCCGTATTCATTGAGCAACGAAAAGATTAAATCATGAGATTTCTATTTTTATATAGTGTACTATTTTTTTTCGCCCATCTAGGAAATTCCCAAGAAACCAAGTATGGGGAGAACCAACCTTATGCTTCCCATTGGTTTGTAGAGGAACTACTGGAATGGTCGCCGGAAAAAGACCCACATTATAGATTTAACAAAAGCCATATTCCTTTGGCAGACCGATTTTTGAATGACTCGGTAGCTATCGACGAATCAACGTACATACCTGGTATTATGTCATTGATAGCACCTTATCCTACCAATGGACACCCTGCTCAAGGATTTTCATCAGTAAAACAATATGCGTTCTCGTTTTGGCAGTATCTAGACTATTTTGTCCAATGGGGTGGTTCGGCAGGAGAGGGTATTATTTTGGCACCATTGCCCACCTGGACAGATGCTGCTCATAAAAATGGAGTGAAGGTTATTGGTACTGTTTTTTTTCCGCCAAATGTATATGGTGGAAAAGAGGAGTGGGTGTATCAATTTTTACAACAAAGAGAAGACGGAGGCTTTCCCGTAGCTGATAAATTGATTGAAGTTGCCAATACGTATCATTTTGAAGGATGGTTTATTAATCAGGAAACCTATAACCTGAAAAGAGGTACCGCTGAGCGAATGTTGAATTTTCTTAGATATTTCAAGAAAAAAACAGATTTAAAAATAGTTTGGTATGATGCCATGATCGAAGATAGCCGGGTGATATGGCAGGACGAACTCAATAATCACAACGACTTGTTTTTTCAAGATGACGATCAGGTGATGTCCGATGCGTTTTTCATCAATTTTAGATACAATCCTACCAATTTGGAAGATTCAAAAAAGTTGGCCAAAAAGTTGGGACGAAGTGAATGGAATTTATATGCAGGTATCGATGTAGGTGCAAAAAGTTCCCAAACCGATATACAATGGGATGCTTTATTCAGTGAAAATGGCGCAAAAAACACGTCGCTAGGGTTGTTCAGCCCGCATACCACGTTTAATCTTTCCAAGACCAAAGAACCTGAAGAAGTATATGAAAACGAGCAAAAATTTTGGAATGGTGGCCCTACTTATGAAAACCCGTACGGCACTCAAAAATGGCAAGGATTCACCAATTTTTTTGAACCAAGAAGCGTCATTGATAAATTGCCCTTCGTTACCAATTTCAACTATGGTCTAGGTCGATTTTATAAAGAAAAAGGAAAGGTTGTTTCTTCCAAAGAGTGGCATAATCTGAGTATTCAAGATATTCTCCCCACGTGGCAGTGGGAAGTGGATAGTACCAAAGCTGCCATCAACTTCAGTTTTAAGGATAGCTATGAAGGTGGAAGCAGCATTTTAATAGAAAGCAAAGGTGAAGCTGAAATCCCGCTTTATAAAACCCATATTTTGTTGAATAAAGCGGTCACTTTTAGTGTAGTTGCCAAATCGGAAAATGGATTGCCGATGGAGTTTTTCTATGAACTGTCCAATGGAGAAAAATTGGGATATGCTTTGAAAAATTCTGAGAAGTGGAAAAAAACATCAATTACCATTTTGCCCAGACCAAACATTTCCATTGTAAAAATGGGGATTCAAATAAAAGGGTCAGGAACTGGGTATTTGGGAGAAATCACCGCATTTCACAAAAGAGAGCCTAAATTGCCAGCTCCAAAATTTACCGTTGAGTTATTTTCCAATGGGAGTATGGCTGAGGTTTATTTATCTTTTAAAGATTCCAATGCTGCTTTTCAAAATATCTATGCCCTTTCCAAAAACAAGAGAAAGATATGGCTTGGAAAAACCCCGTCAACGGATTATTATATCCCATCTGTACCTATAGAGGACAACGGCATACATATAATGGTTGAACCTGTCGCACAAGATGGAACTAAAGGAAAATCATCAGCAAAAAAAATACAGGTAGAACAATGAGTTTTTTAAGAATATACATCGTACACGGATTTCTCCTGTTTTTAAGTGCTGCGATGGCACAGACAAAACCAGTAGATTATGTAAATCCATTCATTGGGACCTCAAATTTTGGAACTACCAACCCAGGACCTATCGCCGTTCGTGGTATGGTGAGTGTTTCCCCTTTTAATGTTGCAGGACCTCAAAATTTGCCTTTAGAAAAAGATAGTCGCTGGTTATCAACGCCCTATGTTCATGAAAATACATTTTTAACAGGTTTCAGTCATTTGAATTTGAGCGGAGTGGGATGCCCTGAACTGGGCGTGATTTTGGCGATGCCCACCACAGGTGATTTGGAAACAGACCATCTAAAATATGGCAGTACTTATTCTGAAGAGATTTCCAAAGTTGGATATTACACCAATACACTTGATAAATACGACATAAAAGTAGAAGCAACGGCAACGACAAGAACAGGAATCAGCAAATATAGTTTTCCATCTGGAAAAGCCAATATTTTACTGAATTTAGGTTTAGGACTTACCAATGAGCAGGGCGCTCAAGTAAAAATAGTTTCCCCAACTGAAATTGAGGGGATTCGTACCGTAGGCTCTTTTTGTTATTATAAACCAGAAGAAGCCTATCCGGTTTACTTCGTAGCACAATTTTCAGAACCAGCAAATGAATTCGGGGTTTGGAAAAAACCAAGAAAGTACGATGGAGTGGAAGGCCAATGGATGGGCTACAATGGTATAACTCGAATAATGGAAGGCTACACCAAAGAAGTTGTTGGTGATAGTATAGGAGCATACATGACTTACAATTTTAAGGTGCCCACTCAAGTTGAAATGAAGGTTGGGATTTCGTATGTAAGTATCGAAAATGCGCGTGAAAATCTTCAAAAAGAGACCTCTACTAAGAATTTTGACCAGATTTTGGCAACTGCAAGACAAGAATGGAATACCTATTTGTCTCGAATTGAAGTTGAAGGAGGAACTGAGGAAGATAAAACTATTTTTTATACGGCGTTATATCATACACTGATTCATCCTAGTACACTAAATGATTTCAATGGAGCGTACCCTAAAATGAGAACTCGGGAGACTTTAAAGACCGATGGAACGCGATATACCGTATTCTCACTTTGGGACACCTATCGTAACCTGCATCAGTTGATGAGTCTGGTTTACCCAAAACAGCAATCAAACATGATACAAAGTATGTTGAAGATTTATGATGAATCAGGGTGGTTGCCCAAATGGGAACTAAACGCTACCGAAACGACCACCATGGTAGGTGATCCCGCAGGTATTGTCATTGCTGACACTTATCTGAAAGGTATACAGGATTTTGATGTAGAAAAAGCCTACGCTGCTATGCTGAAAAGTGCTGACCAGATTATTGATAATCCACTTCGACCTGGTATAGCGGATTATCTGGATAAAGGGTATCTTACTACCAAAACTACCGAAAATGGTTCCGTTTCCATGACACAGGAATACAATATTTCGGACTTTGCCATTGCTCAAATGGCTAAAGCTTTGGGTAAAAAGGAAGACTACAAACGCTTTTCAAAGCGTGCCATTTCTTATCGAAAACTGTTTGATAGTGAATTCAATTTATTGCGCCCCAAAAATGATGATGGTAGTTGGTTGACACCCTATAATCCTGAAACTGGAGCTAATTTTGTTAAAAATGTTGGGTTTATCGAGGGCAATGCATGGCAATATACTTTTATGGTCTCCCACGATGTGAAGGGTTTGATGAAACTCATGGGAGGTACAAAACCGTTTTCCAATCGTTTGCAGGATGTGTTCAAGAACCAACAGTTTGATATGGCCAATGAACCCGATATTGGCTATCCCTATCTTTTTAATTATGTGAAAGGAGAGGAGTGGCGTACCCAACAAAAAGTTTCGGAACTTCTAGAAACTTATTTTAAAAATACGCCTGATGGACTCCCCGGGAATGATGATACGGGAACGATGAGTGCATGGGCCGTTTTTTCCATGATGGGATTATATCCTGTTGTTCCTTCAGAACCTATCTACGCATTAACGCGGCCAATATTTGATAAAGTCACCATTCATTTGGACGAGCGTTATTACTCAAACAATAAATTGATTATAACTTCCCAAAATTCGGAATCAAAAAAACCTGTTCGAAGTATTTTCATTGATGGCAAAAAACATCGGGGTTATTTTATTGACCATCAAAAATTGGTCAATGCAAGTATTTTGAAATTCGAATAGAAGTACGGCTCATTTCATACGATCTTTATAGATCAATTCGCCTCTGAATATTTACATATTTGTCATTTCTGTATTGCCTCTGTACTGTTTCGGTGTTATCCCCTCCAATTTCTTGAACTGGGCATTAAAGTGTTGAATACTTGGAAATCCTGATTGAGCAGCTATATAGCCAATGGATAATGAAAAATTATCCCTAAGCATTTTTTTTGCATGCCCTATGCGATATTCGTTTAAAAACTCAAAAAACGATTTCGAAGTTTTTCTTTTAAAATATCTGCAAAAGGCAGGTTTGGATAAATAGGCCATTTCCGCCATTTCCTGAAGGGTGATTTTATGCTTGAAGTGGATTCTAACATGCTCGTAGAGCCTGTTCATCACCATGGTATCACTGTTTTTTAATATAGGTTGATAATAGGGCCCTGCTAGAATTTCATAGTCATCGGTTTCGGTAAGCACGCACAGCATCTCAAAAATGATAGCCCATCTTTTCAAACCAGATTGTTTGTTGATTTCTAAAAGCATTGGGGCTACTTGCTTGCTTATATTGCTTGAATAGGAAACGCCTCTCTCTGCCAACCTAAAAAGATTGGCTATGGGTTTTAACGCCCTATATTCTTTAAAAATTCGTCCTATAAAATCCTTAGGAAATTGAAGCACTATAGCGCGACTCCTTTTCGTGCTATCTTTGCTTTGATCACTATCATTTTGCCATAAATGAGGTAAGTTCGAACCCAATAAAACCAAATCCCCGCTACTGAATCTTGTGGTGTGGTCGCCCACATACCGGATTCCATCACTCTCCAAAATCAAAGTCAATTCCAATTCTGGATGAAAATGCCATGGATGGTCGAAATACGGTAAGTCCAAATACTCGCAATGAAAAGGGCTCTCAGAATCAAATGTGATTTTTACTAATGAAGCTTTCATTTGAGGTTTTTACCAAAAATTTCATCAATATAAATAGTTTTATTTAATATAATATTCATTTGTAGGTAATATTCATTCATAAATGAATAATATTAAAGAAAAAACCATAACGCCAAATCGATATCTTGCATGTTATCAAATTGTTAATTCATGGAGGGTAAAGCAGCAATAACAGATGGAAATGGAAACTATGCTATAGAGGGTGTGGAAATTGCACTACCACAACATGACGAGGTACTCGTAAAAATCAAGGCAGCGGGATTATGCCATACCGACCATGATTCGCTTCATTGGAAAACACCATTGATTTTGGGGCATGAGGGTGCTGGTGTTGTCGAAGCCATCGGAGATAATGTTACCACTGTTGCAGTAGGCGATAGCGTTATTCTTAATTGGGCCATACCCTGCGGCAGATGTTTTCAATGCCAAGAAATGAATCAACACATCTGTGAAAACAACTCTCCCGTAACCGTAGGGAATCAGACTTCTGGAGGCGGAGTTGGAGAAGGACATGTTCCTATAGAACGGACCAAGTATAAAGGGAAAGGAATTCAACGTTCCTTCAATATTGGTACGCTTTCTACCCATACGGTAGTAAGAGAACATGCTGTGGTGCGGTATGGCACTACAATTCCCTTTAGTTCGGCGGCAATCATAGGTTGTGGTGTGATGACGGGATATGGCTCTGTAGTAAACACGGCCCAGGTAAAAGCAGGTTCATCTGCTGTTGTGCTTGGTGCTGGCGGAGTAGGATTGAACGTAATACAAGGGGCGAGAATTTCGGGAGCTGATAAAATTATTGCCATAGACATCAATCCTGAACGCTTAAAAATGGCAGTTAAATTTGGTGCCACCCATACTATAAAAGCGGATAAAACAGATGAAAACCTGTTAAATGCTGCTGAGCAGGTAAAGGATTTGACCAATGGTAGAGGCGCCGATTATGCATTTGAATGTACAGCTATTCCCAGTTTAGGTGCAGCACCCTTGGCAATGGTTCGTAATGCAGGAATGGCGGTTCAGGTAAGTGGTATCGAAGACACTATTTCCATAGATATGAATCTATTTCAGTGGGATAAAATATATATTAACCCCTTATATGGAAAGTGTAGACCACAAATTGACTTTCCCATTTTATTGAATTTGTATCAAAAGAAGGATTTGTTATTGGATGAAATGGTAACCAATACTTATGCATTCGAAGATTTGGACAAAGGATTTGAAGACCTGTTGAGCGGAAAAAATGCGAAGGGAGTTATCATTTTCGAAGATTAAAACAAATGTCAAAGTTTAGAACCATACATATTTCAAACCCTCAGTATGAACTTGGGAATTTACGGCATATCGTTGTTAAAAGTACTAATCTTAAAGGCAGAGGCGATATTTCCGTATATGTTCCTGAGGACAGAACACAGCAAAGACTTCCTTTAGTACTATTACTACACGGTGTATATGGAAGCCATTGGTCTTGGGCATACCATGCGGGTATTCATAAAAAAATGGATGAATGGATTGCTTCAAAACAAGTACCTCCAATGGCATTGGCAATGCCGTCTGACGGATTGTGGGGCGATGGTAGTGGTTATGTGCCGCACACCACCCAGAATTTTGAAAAGTGGATTGCTGAAGATGTTGTTGAAGCGGTGTTAGAAACCATTCTGCAGGTAGATGAAAAATCCCCTTTATTCATTGCAGGACTTTCTATGGGTGGTTTTGGAGCTTTGCGAATAGGTGCTGCTTACCATGAAAAATTCAAGGGTATTTCTGGCCTTTCATCTATTACTCACATAAGCCAAATGGCATTGTTTGTCGAAGAAGAGCTAGAACATTACAAGCAGCATAATCCAGTTGACGAGTCCGTCTTAGAAACCTTGATTACACATAAAGATAAACTCCCAAAACTTCGCTTTGACTGTGGTCTTCAAGACAATCTTCTTGAGGCAAACCGCGAATTACATCAACAGTTAGAAAGAAATGCGATTCCTCATATATACAATGAGTTCCCAGGAGAACATAACTGGGAGTATTGGGGGAACATATTTTAGAAACATTACAATTTTTCACAAACTAACAATAACATTATGAAAACAATGGACAATGCTACAGTAGAAGATTTGGCCAATTATAGCCACCCTATATCGAAGCTTTTTAAACAACCTCAAAGTCCTGAAGAATGGGAACCGTATGTACTCTCTAAGGAGAAAGTAGAAGCATTCGAAAGAGATGGATTTTTATCTGGAGTTAAGGTATTGACCGAAGCACAAGTTGATACATTGAATGAAGAATTAAAATCACTAAATCCTATTAGTGACGAAAAAAAGGAACTGTTCTATTACTACAAGAGCAATGAATCTGAAAATCCTGAAAAAGTGTTGTTCCATGCCATTGGAGGATGGCGCACTACCCCAGGGTTTCACGATTTGTTATGGGCGCCAGCTTTTAGAATGGCCGCCTATCAATTATTAGGAAGCTCTTTTAAATTATTCCATGACCAATTATTCTGTAAACCAGCACAACATGGTGGAGTTGTGTCTTGGCATCAAGACTTTTCGTATTGGACCTTTACAAAGCCTATGAACCATCTAACGTGTTGGATTGGATTAGATGATGCCAATCATGATAACGGTTGTCTTTATTATGTGCCCGGTAGTCATAAGTGGGGATTACTGCCCATTACCGGACTTGCAGGGGAGATGGATGCGGTCAGCAAGGTATTGACCGAGGAACAGCTTAAAGACTTTAAGAATAAAAAAGCGAATGCCTTACCAAAAGGATTTGCCAGTTTTCATCACCCGCAAACCATGCACGGTTCTTATGCCAATGTTTCTGACCGTTCAAGAAGGGCTGTAGTACTCAATATTATGGGACCACAAACGATGTCAAATACCGATGGTTATGAACGTTTAGATGAATTAAGGCACTTTCCGCCTATGGGCAGAACCGGAGAGGTGTTGGAAAGCAAATTTTTTCCATTACTTTTTGATGGTGAAAAAGAACTTGGCAAACTAAAAAGCGATATTCCAATGGCATCACCTATTTCCCAGATGAAGTAAACAATGGTAGACCAAACACGGTAATAAATCCTATTGCCGTGCATGGCTTACCATAACTATAATACTTATTCTTTGATTCCTAAACTAAATGTTTCAATAGCATACTTACCAACCTTTAATTGCGGAGCAACTGGAGTTGGATTTTCTTCGATGATATTGGTATGTTTATAAGAACCAATATCAAAAAAGGAAGAAACATTTACATCTTCATTACCATCTTTTAGATTGTACATACGCGCAATAAATTCATCAGAGTCTTCTGCTTTCTTAAGGGTAGTCATGATAACATTATCAGAATCTATTTTGAAAAAGCTGTTCACCTCGGGTAAAGAAGGCTTATTTACAGCATCAGGATTTAAAATCACATGCAATGGTTCATTCTTTTGCTTTGCGATTTTTTGTCCTTCTAAACTTCCAGCTTTAGTAGAGGTAAATACATTATGAAAGTCGTGATTTCCCGCCTGTGAATATTCATTACCTTCCCAATGACACGAAGTTCTACTGGCAAGTAATAGATGTTGAAGTACAGTTTTGTTGGAAATGTCTTGTGTAGGGTCTATCCAGTCGGCGGCAGATACCGATGAACTTAAAGTAACTGAAATCTCATCATCTGTGGCTGAAATCCAATCAATAATCGCTCTTGGATGCACGTTTTTACAGAGTGGTGTGTATCGCTCGCCACCTGTTTTAATTTCATCTTTACCAACACGAACACTACCAAATGGCACTTCATGTGCAATTTCAGGATTATCCATATTTAAAGGGAAAGCCGTTCTAAATTCACGATATAAGGTACCATCCCAATTGCGTAAGCTGGTGTCAAAATAAATACGCTTTAAATTATGGTATAGCGTCACCTCTTGCCATACGATGGCGTGAGCAATTTGTTGCTCTAAACGGTATTTGGTGAATACAGGACCATTTTCAATGATTTTCCAACTGGCCTTGTGTTGGCTTACCTTATCAAAACCTTCCATACTTGGTTGTTGCACATCGCCGAACTCACCAGCACCATTCCCTACAGATTGCATGGTGAAGACATCAGCTGCTTTTAGATTATCCGTCAAAAACAGGTCTTTTTTGAACTTTTTGTCATGTACTTGAGCAATACCTCCATCTTCAAAATCGATTTTGTAAAATGAATTTTCATAGGATGTCGTATTGGCTTTATAATCTTTGGATGATGTGTTACCTGCATCAGAAACATAATAAGTGACATATCCTATTGATGGAATATTTTCGGCAATAAAAGTAATATCCGCGCTTTTTAGACTTCCATCGTCATAGCGACTTTCGTTTGCCGTTTGTACGGGTATTTTTTTCTTGTCAGAAGTAGTTACTGCAACAGTATTCATTGTTCCTTTTGGGAAATCCATACTAGTCGTTACGGGATCTGTGCGTTTCCACGACAGGCTATTAAAAAGCATAATCGGTGTTCCTAATTTATAATCCCTTTTTATTCTTCGAGCAATAAAATCGGTACCTTGATTTACTAAATTTTGCCCCATCATGCGTGACTTCACTAAATTCTCTTTAAAAAGGTTATCGGTAATGTCTCCGTCATGACCTCCCCATCCATGGTCGGGATAAATTTTAGCCTGCCACGCTTCATCAAATTCTTCAAAGGGATATTGTATTTTCTTAGGATCTAAAAGTGTCGCAACAGACAGGAATTTCTCCGCAGCCGGCAATAACTTTGAAGCTTCCCTACTTGCCGTTAAAGCGTCATGGTGTCCGGGTCCGTGAATGTATACCCATACATTAGGGCGTTCTCCCATGATAGTTTTCACATTCGTTGCGTTTTCTTCCGCTAAGGGCAAAAACTCATCTACCGTCATCAGTTCCATTTTTGGAAAATGAACATTCTTTTTTTCTCCATTTTCGTCTTTCAACTCATCAAAAGAATTCCATGATTCAATAAGTTCAGAATAATCAATGGCAGGTAGCATGTCTTGGCTTGAAAGTAGCGGGGTTTGTATTTGACTACCCTTAAATGTACCTTCCCACCATTGTACTTGTTCCGCGCTATATTTCATTTGGCTGTTCAAATCTCTGGAGAGGTATAACAAATCGTTACCATAATGCCCTGGAGAATACGTGAAAACTGAGCTGCCATCAGGGCTGGCCCAATTGAACATTCCCTTGGCATGTCGACTGATAACCATATAATCAACGCCCGCTTTTTTCAATATTTGCGGTGTTTGTAACGATTTTCCAGGTACGTCTACATTCCAATATACTTTGGAATCATAGCCTCCAAAGTTTTTCTTCACCCATTTTTTACCGAGATACAATTGTCGTACTTGATCCTCAGCATCATACATATCTTCATAGGGGCAATTATAGGTGGCCCCAACAGAAATCAGCTTCTTGTTTAAAAGTGTGGTGATTTGTTCTTTAGATTCGGGATGCCTTTCTATGTATTCGCGAAGCATGAGTCCGTCTTCAATATCAAAACCGTAATTTTCACGGACAAAAGCATCTTTAAGTACAGGAGCAAGCAACAAAGTGTCACGCAAAATAATACATACTTCAGGACGGTCTACCCATGCAATATCTTGATGGCTTGAATTCATGATGGAAACCAATCCGTTTTCATATCTTTTATCAAAGAAGTCATCGTAGGTTTCGAAAAACTCTGGTTTATATAACTTAGATAACGAAGCATGCCATCCGCTTTTGTATTTGGTGGTATGATGAAATAAAAAACTCCCAACGATATCGGTAGTGGTTGTTGTACCATCTCCATTTTTAAATTCTAAAGAGATTTCAATACCATCGTAAACAATGGAAAAACTGTTTTTAGGAGCAGTGATGCTGAAAGATGCCTTTGCAAGTTCACCCTGTGCTTTAAAGGTTTTGGTCCTACTTTTTTTTCCATCACTCATTAAGTATACGGTTTTGCCATCAAAATGCATTGGCGCATCTACGTAGAGCATGCCACTATTTTCTTTGATAACAAAAGCAGCATCATTCTCAACAGACTTTTTGATTCTAGCTACCGCATCATCCGCTTTGAAAATCATCACCCAAGAATTCTTATTTTTTTTGTGCCCCACTATTTTGACTTTTGCACTTTCCCCTTTTTTAAGGGATGAAGTGGGTATGGTTAATCGAAATGCGCCAAGTCCGTCCCCATTGCCATCTCTTCGGACCAAGAGGTATTCAACTGCTCCATTTCCGGGATTATTGGAGATGGAAAGCGTACCGTCTTCGTTGGAGTTGAAAGTCAATAATAATTGCCCATTAACAAAAATATCAAAGGGCTCACGTTGGTTAAAGTCAATATCGCTAAGCATAAAAAACGTCACCTTATCGGAGCCGTAATTGGATGGAACCTCACCGGTCAAAAATTCAAAACCCATTTTGCCTGTGGTAGTTCTGGCTATCATAGAGGTATTGACATCCTCACGTATTGATGGATACGAGAAAAAATTTGAACCAGAAATCATCTCCTTGTACCCTTCAATATCGTTTTTGCAGATTTGATACAATT
The nucleotide sequence above comes from Flagellimonas sp. HMM57. Encoded proteins:
- a CDS encoding GH92 family glycosyl hydrolase, giving the protein MSFLRIYIVHGFLLFLSAAMAQTKPVDYVNPFIGTSNFGTTNPGPIAVRGMVSVSPFNVAGPQNLPLEKDSRWLSTPYVHENTFLTGFSHLNLSGVGCPELGVILAMPTTGDLETDHLKYGSTYSEEISKVGYYTNTLDKYDIKVEATATTRTGISKYSFPSGKANILLNLGLGLTNEQGAQVKIVSPTEIEGIRTVGSFCYYKPEEAYPVYFVAQFSEPANEFGVWKKPRKYDGVEGQWMGYNGITRIMEGYTKEVVGDSIGAYMTYNFKVPTQVEMKVGISYVSIENARENLQKETSTKNFDQILATARQEWNTYLSRIEVEGGTEEDKTIFYTALYHTLIHPSTLNDFNGAYPKMRTRETLKTDGTRYTVFSLWDTYRNLHQLMSLVYPKQQSNMIQSMLKIYDESGWLPKWELNATETTTMVGDPAGIVIADTYLKGIQDFDVEKAYAAMLKSADQIIDNPLRPGIADYLDKGYLTTKTTENGSVSMTQEYNISDFAIAQMAKALGKKEDYKRFSKRAISYRKLFDSEFNLLRPKNDDGSWLTPYNPETGANFVKNVGFIEGNAWQYTFMVSHDVKGLMKLMGGTKPFSNRLQDVFKNQQFDMANEPDIGYPYLFNYVKGEEWRTQQKVSELLETYFKNTPDGLPGNDDTGTMSAWAVFSMMGLYPVVPSEPIYALTRPIFDKVTIHLDERYYSNNKLIITSQNSESKKPVRSIFIDGKKHRGYFIDHQKLVNASILKFE
- a CDS encoding alpha/beta hydrolase family protein yields the protein MSKFRTIHISNPQYELGNLRHIVVKSTNLKGRGDISVYVPEDRTQQRLPLVLLLHGVYGSHWSWAYHAGIHKKMDEWIASKQVPPMALAMPSDGLWGDGSGYVPHTTQNFEKWIAEDVVEAVLETILQVDEKSPLFIAGLSMGGFGALRIGAAYHEKFKGISGLSSITHISQMALFVEEELEHYKQHNPVDESVLETLITHKDKLPKLRFDCGLQDNLLEANRELHQQLERNAIPHIYNEFPGEHNWEYWGNIF
- a CDS encoding AraC family transcriptional regulator, with translation MKASLVKITFDSESPFHCEYLDLPYFDHPWHFHPELELTLILESDGIRYVGDHTTRFSSGDLVLLGSNLPHLWQNDSDQSKDSTKRSRAIVLQFPKDFIGRIFKEYRALKPIANLFRLAERGVSYSSNISKQVAPMLLEINKQSGLKRWAIIFEMLCVLTETDDYEILAGPYYQPILKNSDTMVMNRLYEHVRIHFKHKITLQEMAEMAYLSKPAFCRYFKRKTSKSFFEFLNEYRIGHAKKMLRDNFSLSIGYIAAQSGFPSIQHFNAQFKKLEGITPKQYRGNTEMTNM
- a CDS encoding GH92 family glycosyl hydrolase — its product is MKTKNIYKSWSSIFFVFLATFIFSCTGNSVKEEDDNLTEEEITYLDYVNPLMGTDSDFGLSNGNTYPAIATPWGMNFWTPMTSKMGDGWTYKYDDKTIRGIKQTHQPSPWINDYAAFSLMAVTDELKFQEDERASHFSHKAETVRPDYYSVYLADYDVFAEVTPTERAAHFRFTFPETDKAYILLDAFFKGSMVKILPGQRKIIGYCRNNSGGVPDNFHNYFVAEFDKDFDLTHTWSDNWKLKENSTENNGEHVGAIVGFKTKRGEAVHVRVASSFISPEQAQLNLDREVGDKDFKETRALATKVWEEELSRIQVSTESIDHLRTFYSCLYRVLLFPRKFYEFNADNEIVHYSPYNGEVLPGYMFTDNGFWDTFRAVFPFFNMMYPDLNRNIMEGLVNTYIESGWLPEWASPGHRDCMIGSNSASIIADAYLNGIDGFDKEMLLDAMIKNAIVADDRPVNSVGRAGLEYYNELGYVPYDVDVHENAARTLEYAYADFTIAQMAKSMGKDKLAEEYYEKSLNYKNLFDPSTKLMRGKNKDGSFQSPFNPLKWGDAFTEGNSLHYTWSVFHDVQGLIDLMGGSKEFIGILDGVFNMPPDYDDSYYGFTIHEIREMQIMNMGNYAHGNQPIQHMIYLYNYAKQPWKTQKRVREVLTKLYTPNPDGYCGDEDNGQTSAWYVFSALGFYPVAPATKQYVIGSPLFEEAKLYLQNGNTFTIRANNNRKENPFIQNAMFNEKPFDQTWISTEIVQKGGELQFDMGNAPNKNWAISKEAAPYSLSNEKIKS
- a CDS encoding Zn-dependent alcohol dehydrogenase: MEGKAAITDGNGNYAIEGVEIALPQHDEVLVKIKAAGLCHTDHDSLHWKTPLILGHEGAGVVEAIGDNVTTVAVGDSVILNWAIPCGRCFQCQEMNQHICENNSPVTVGNQTSGGGVGEGHVPIERTKYKGKGIQRSFNIGTLSTHTVVREHAVVRYGTTIPFSSAAIIGCGVMTGYGSVVNTAQVKAGSSAVVLGAGGVGLNVIQGARISGADKIIAIDINPERLKMAVKFGATHTIKADKTDENLLNAAEQVKDLTNGRGADYAFECTAIPSLGAAPLAMVRNAGMAVQVSGIEDTISIDMNLFQWDKIYINPLYGKCRPQIDFPILLNLYQKKDLLLDEMVTNTYAFEDLDKGFEDLLSGKNAKGVIIFED